The following are encoded together in the Kutzneria kofuensis genome:
- a CDS encoding PPOX class F420-dependent oxidoreductase, translated as MSFTDVELDYLAAQPLGRLATVQPDGTLQVSPVGFRYNAATGTIDIGGYNMAASRKFRNVAANGRVAFVVDDVVSTSPWRVRCLEIRGSGEALLDPSDGGSQLSGPIIRVHPRRIISFGLQPEDQDREPHTLRPNNRNV; from the coding sequence GTGTCCTTCACCGACGTCGAGTTGGACTACCTCGCCGCTCAGCCGCTCGGGCGACTCGCCACCGTCCAGCCCGACGGCACCCTCCAGGTGAGCCCCGTCGGCTTCCGGTACAACGCGGCGACCGGCACCATCGACATCGGCGGCTACAACATGGCCGCCAGCCGCAAGTTCCGCAACGTCGCCGCCAACGGCCGCGTCGCCTTCGTCGTCGACGACGTCGTCTCCACCTCGCCGTGGCGGGTGCGCTGCCTGGAGATCCGTGGCTCCGGCGAGGCCCTCCTCGACCCCTCCGACGGCGGCAGCCAGCTGTCCGGCCCCATCATCCGCGTCCACCCGCGCCGCATCATCAGCTTCGGCCTGCAGCCCGAGGACCAGGACCGCGAGCCGCACACCCTCCGCCCCAACAACAGGAACGTCTGA
- a CDS encoding NEW3 domain-containing protein has protein sequence MFRVLAVVPVLLAGLAAPAAALDNGLAETPPMGWNDWNAFGCSVDQQLVEQTADTLVSTGMRDAGYQYVNIDDCWALPDRDVNGNLVADPQKFPDGIAKLADYVHARGLKLGIYEDSGTRTCSKSGGFPGSLGHEQQDARLFADWHVDYLKYDDCNVPADGQNVDATIARYKAMRDALTGHGIVFSICEKTDFGVPNSAWPTVGNLWRTTGDIHDNYARMVSLFHTNVTLPDLAGPDHWNDPDMLEVGNGGMSDVEYRSHFALWAEMAAPLIVGTDVRTMSAATKEILTNREIIAVDQDPLGAQGRPVSSANGLWVLTKPLVDGSRAVTLFNETDAPATITTTAGQVGLGKAFDYEVRDLFAHTTSESAGRITAALPAHASAMYRISPSRRLAQPHVVVGLSAVDTSSVTATVTNDGLLPAVWNQLHLTLPAGWSARPSHDELIPVVPPGASRSVTYRLIPPAVDTPLPTEQFTISLNGRQSFTEDLHRPTPVQAPLKTFAAVDSTTRPQFGQLGSRLAVIAAGSDVSGTNNQYGAIYLPQGLDTTGTATVQVLSQQNRNAATKSGLIARDDLSKADSSAGYVTLEVTPSKGIQLQWDADGNGQLESSRTVAGVTAPVGLRLVRDGTAFTGQYSVDGTTWSTVATITVPSATGTEDVGVFTTSHNKYVDGRADFGSFTVG, from the coding sequence GTGTTCCGGGTCTTAGCGGTCGTACCGGTCCTGCTGGCCGGACTGGCGGCCCCGGCCGCCGCGCTGGACAACGGGCTGGCCGAGACCCCGCCGATGGGGTGGAACGACTGGAACGCCTTCGGGTGCAGCGTCGACCAGCAGCTGGTGGAGCAGACCGCGGACACGCTGGTGTCCACCGGCATGCGGGACGCCGGCTACCAGTACGTGAACATCGACGACTGCTGGGCCCTGCCCGACCGGGACGTCAACGGCAACCTCGTCGCCGATCCGCAGAAGTTCCCGGACGGTATCGCCAAGCTCGCCGACTACGTGCACGCCCGCGGCCTCAAGCTGGGCATCTACGAGGACTCCGGCACGCGCACGTGCTCCAAGAGCGGCGGCTTCCCCGGCAGCCTCGGCCACGAGCAGCAGGACGCGCGGCTGTTCGCCGACTGGCACGTCGACTACCTCAAGTACGACGACTGCAACGTCCCCGCCGACGGGCAGAACGTCGACGCGACGATCGCCCGCTACAAGGCCATGCGGGACGCGCTGACCGGCCACGGCATCGTGTTCAGCATCTGCGAGAAGACCGACTTCGGCGTGCCGAACTCGGCCTGGCCGACGGTCGGCAACCTGTGGCGCACCACCGGCGACATCCACGACAACTACGCCCGCATGGTGTCGCTGTTCCACACCAACGTCACGTTGCCCGACCTGGCCGGTCCGGACCACTGGAACGACCCGGACATGCTGGAGGTGGGCAACGGCGGCATGTCGGACGTGGAGTACCGGTCGCACTTCGCACTGTGGGCGGAGATGGCCGCGCCGCTGATCGTCGGCACCGACGTGCGCACGATGTCGGCCGCCACCAAGGAGATCCTGACCAACCGGGAGATCATCGCGGTGGACCAGGATCCGCTCGGTGCGCAGGGACGGCCGGTGTCGTCGGCCAACGGCCTGTGGGTGCTGACCAAGCCCCTGGTCGACGGCAGCCGTGCGGTCACACTGTTCAACGAGACCGACGCGCCGGCGACGATCACCACCACGGCTGGGCAGGTCGGCCTCGGCAAGGCGTTCGACTACGAGGTGCGGGACCTGTTCGCGCACACCACGTCCGAGTCCGCCGGCAGGATCACCGCCGCGCTGCCGGCGCATGCGTCCGCGATGTACCGGATCTCCCCCAGCCGGCGCCTGGCGCAGCCGCATGTGGTGGTAGGACTGTCCGCTGTGGACACCAGCAGCGTCACCGCGACCGTGACGAACGACGGCCTGCTGCCGGCGGTCTGGAACCAGCTGCACCTGACGCTGCCGGCCGGCTGGTCGGCCCGGCCCTCCCACGACGAGCTGATCCCGGTTGTCCCGCCCGGCGCGAGCCGCTCGGTCACGTACCGGCTGATCCCGCCGGCCGTTGACACCCCGCTGCCGACCGAACAGTTCACGATCTCGTTGAACGGCAGGCAGTCCTTCACCGAGGATCTGCACCGGCCGACGCCCGTGCAGGCCCCGCTGAAGACGTTCGCCGCCGTCGACTCCACGACCCGACCGCAGTTCGGCCAGCTCGGCAGCCGCCTGGCGGTCATCGCCGCCGGTTCGGACGTGTCCGGCACCAACAACCAGTACGGCGCCATCTACCTGCCGCAGGGCCTCGACACCACCGGCACGGCCACCGTGCAGGTGCTGTCGCAGCAGAACCGCAACGCCGCCACCAAGTCCGGCCTGATCGCGCGCGACGATCTGTCCAAAGCGGACAGCTCCGCCGGCTATGTCACGCTGGAGGTGACGCCGAGCAAGGGCATCCAGCTCCAGTGGGACGCCGATGGCAACGGCCAACTGGAGTCGTCCAGGACCGTGGCTGGCGTGACCGCGCCGGTGGGGCTGCGGCTGGTGCGCGACGGCACGGCGTTCACCGGACAGTACTCGGTGGACGGAACCACCTGGAGCACCGTCGCGACGATCACCGTGCCGTCCGCGACCGGAACCGAGGACGTCGGCGTGTTCACCACGTCCCACAACAAATACGTCGACGGCCGGGCCGACTTCGGCTCGTTCACCGTCGGCTGA
- a CDS encoding 4-hydroxybenzoate 3-monooxygenase has translation MTGSSLAPMLDAGNQEERVRTQVGIIGAGPAGLLLSHLLHLGGVDSVVIEERSEDYVRQRVRAGVLENTTTDLLREVGLGERMDREGLVHGGISLRFDGADHRVDFEELVGRNVTVYGQQEVVKDLIAARNRDGGQLLFDVSDTAVHDIDTDRPRITFRDSAGQPRELLCDVIAGCDGFHGVSRKSVPHEAYDHAYPFAWLGILAKAAPTREELAYTYHERGFALYSMRSPEITRLYLQVAPDENLDEWPDDRVWAELHTRMAVDGESPVLEGPLLDKGITAMRSFVAAPMRHGRLFLAGDAAHIVPPTGAKGMNLAVADVRLLSQALTELLRRNDSRLVESYSDTALQRVWRAEAFSWSMTSMLHIRPGADAFQRQVQLAQLRYTAGSRAALTSIAENYVGLPW, from the coding sequence ATGACCGGATCGAGTCTGGCTCCCATGCTGGACGCCGGCAACCAGGAGGAACGAGTGCGCACACAAGTCGGGATCATCGGGGCCGGTCCGGCCGGGCTGCTGCTGTCGCATCTGCTGCACCTGGGCGGCGTCGACTCGGTGGTGATCGAGGAGCGCAGCGAGGACTACGTGCGGCAGCGCGTGCGCGCCGGCGTGCTGGAGAACACCACCACCGACCTGCTGCGCGAGGTCGGTCTCGGCGAGCGGATGGACCGCGAGGGCCTGGTCCACGGCGGCATCTCGCTCCGCTTCGACGGCGCCGACCACCGGGTCGACTTCGAGGAGCTGGTCGGCCGCAACGTCACCGTGTACGGGCAGCAGGAAGTCGTGAAGGACCTCATCGCCGCCCGCAACCGTGACGGTGGCCAGCTCCTGTTCGACGTCAGCGACACCGCCGTGCACGACATCGACACCGACCGGCCGCGCATCACCTTCCGCGATTCCGCCGGGCAGCCACGGGAACTGCTCTGCGACGTGATCGCCGGCTGCGACGGGTTCCACGGCGTGAGCCGGAAATCCGTGCCGCACGAGGCCTACGACCACGCCTATCCGTTCGCCTGGCTGGGCATCCTCGCCAAGGCCGCGCCGACGCGGGAGGAGCTCGCGTACACCTACCACGAACGCGGCTTCGCCCTGTACAGCATGCGTTCGCCGGAGATCACCCGGCTCTACCTCCAGGTCGCTCCGGACGAGAACCTCGACGAGTGGCCGGACGACCGCGTCTGGGCCGAGCTGCACACCCGAATGGCCGTCGACGGTGAGAGTCCCGTCCTCGAAGGGCCGTTGCTGGACAAGGGAATCACCGCCATGCGCAGCTTCGTCGCCGCGCCCATGCGGCATGGCCGACTGTTCCTGGCCGGCGACGCCGCCCACATCGTGCCGCCCACCGGCGCCAAGGGCATGAACCTCGCCGTTGCCGACGTCCGGCTGCTGTCGCAGGCGTTGACGGAACTCCTCCGGCGCAACGACTCCAGGCTCGTCGAGTCCTATTCGGACACCGCACTGCAACGCGTCTGGCGGGCCGAGGCCTTCTCCTGGTCCATGACGTCCATGCTGCACATCCGGCCCGGCGCCGACGCCTTCCAGCGCCAGGTGCAGCTCGCCCAGCTGCGCTACACCGCCGGCAGCCGGGCCGCACTGACCAGCATCGCCGAGAACTACGTCGGCTTGCCCTGGTAA
- a CDS encoding PadR family transcriptional regulator: protein MTDGALREPTFLVLTALAAGPQHGYGILLDVEQISAGRVRLRAGTLYTALDRLVADDWVAVDREEVVDGRLRRYYRLTDQGAARLATEVDRLRVTTHAAETRLRARTVGGTA from the coding sequence GTGACAGACGGCGCGCTGAGAGAGCCGACGTTCCTCGTGCTGACCGCGCTCGCGGCCGGGCCCCAGCACGGCTACGGGATCCTGCTCGACGTCGAGCAGATCTCGGCCGGCCGGGTCCGGCTGCGCGCCGGCACGCTCTACACCGCCCTCGACCGCCTGGTCGCCGACGACTGGGTGGCGGTGGACCGCGAGGAAGTCGTCGACGGGCGGCTCCGCCGCTACTACCGCCTGACCGACCAGGGCGCGGCCCGGCTGGCGACCGAAGTGGACCGGCTGCGGGTGACCACCCACGCCGCCGAGACGCGGCTGCGCGCGCGGACCGTCGGGGGGACGGCATGA
- a CDS encoding LLM class F420-dependent oxidoreductase, with protein MDIGVAVFATPDTVAPGPLARLVEERGYESLFFPEHTHIPADRRSPYPGGGELPRKYAHTYDLFVTLAAAAAATTSLRVGSGICLVNQRDPITTAKEVASVDHLSGGRLEFGVGAGWNREEMENHGTDPRTRMRLMAERVEAMKAIWTSEEASYAGEFVKFDRIWSWPKPAQRPHPPVLIGGNGPTVGDRVVEFGDGWMPNYGGRADDIVGRAREMQVRTDRKLDFVLMGAPAKASSLERFEAAGFRRVVFWLPSAGRGPIERALDRFETAVAELHGE; from the coding sequence ATGGACATCGGTGTTGCCGTCTTCGCCACGCCCGATACCGTCGCCCCAGGGCCGCTCGCGCGGCTGGTCGAGGAGCGCGGGTACGAGTCGCTGTTCTTCCCGGAGCACACCCACATCCCGGCGGACCGTCGCTCTCCTTACCCTGGCGGCGGCGAGCTTCCCCGCAAGTACGCCCACACCTACGACCTGTTCGTCACGCTGGCGGCGGCGGCCGCGGCGACGACGAGCCTGCGGGTGGGCAGCGGGATCTGTCTGGTGAACCAGCGCGACCCGATCACCACGGCCAAGGAGGTCGCGAGCGTCGACCACCTCTCCGGTGGGCGGCTGGAGTTCGGGGTCGGCGCCGGCTGGAACCGCGAGGAGATGGAGAACCACGGCACCGACCCGCGGACCCGGATGCGGCTGATGGCCGAGCGGGTCGAGGCCATGAAGGCGATCTGGACCTCGGAGGAGGCCTCCTACGCCGGCGAGTTCGTCAAGTTCGACCGGATCTGGTCCTGGCCGAAGCCGGCGCAGCGGCCGCACCCGCCGGTGCTGATCGGCGGCAACGGTCCGACCGTCGGCGACCGGGTGGTCGAGTTCGGCGACGGCTGGATGCCGAACTACGGTGGCCGAGCCGACGACATCGTGGGCCGCGCGCGGGAGATGCAGGTGCGGACCGACCGGAAGCTGGACTTCGTGCTGATGGGCGCGCCGGCCAAGGCGTCGTCGCTGGAGCGGTTCGAGGCGGCCGGTTTCCGACGCGTCGTGTTCTGGCTGCCCTCGGCCGGCCGCGGCCCGATCGAGCGGGCGCTCGACCGGTTCGAGACGGCGGTGGCTGAGCTGCACGGCGAGTAG
- a CDS encoding IclR family transcriptional regulator, whose protein sequence is MPPRTTSPASVGARLIAVLDAFSARASALTLSELSRRTGLPLTSTHRLVAELAAGGLLERGDDGRYRIGLRLWEIASLAPRGVGLRETAMPFLEDLYEATHQHVQLAVLEGHEVLYLERLSGRDAVSIISRVGGRLAPHATGVGVVLLAHAPVDVQEAILAGPLRRLTPRTETRPSELRRILADVRRDGYAITDGTVETVALSVAAPVRGPDDTVVAAISVVVPAESAQPREIVPAVVAAARGISRVLGAPSSQRLARTVRRETHRRDLQL, encoded by the coding sequence GTGCCGCCTCGCACCACCTCGCCGGCCAGCGTCGGCGCGCGCCTGATCGCCGTGCTGGACGCCTTCTCCGCGCGGGCGTCGGCGCTGACGCTGTCCGAGCTCAGCCGGCGGACCGGGTTGCCGCTGACGTCGACGCACCGGCTGGTCGCCGAGCTGGCCGCAGGCGGGCTGCTGGAACGCGGCGACGACGGCCGGTACCGGATCGGCTTGCGGCTGTGGGAGATCGCGTCGCTCGCGCCGCGCGGCGTCGGCCTGCGGGAGACCGCGATGCCGTTCCTGGAAGACCTCTACGAGGCGACGCACCAGCACGTGCAGCTCGCCGTGCTGGAGGGGCACGAGGTGCTGTACCTGGAGCGGCTGTCCGGCCGCGACGCCGTGTCGATCATCTCCCGGGTCGGCGGCCGCCTCGCCCCGCATGCCACCGGCGTCGGCGTGGTCCTGCTGGCGCACGCCCCGGTCGACGTGCAGGAGGCGATCCTGGCCGGGCCGCTGCGCCGGCTCACGCCCCGTACCGAGACCAGGCCATCGGAGCTCCGACGAATTCTGGCCGACGTCCGTCGCGACGGCTACGCGATCACCGACGGCACCGTGGAGACGGTGGCGCTCTCGGTCGCCGCCCCCGTGCGCGGGCCGGACGACACCGTGGTGGCGGCCATCTCCGTGGTGGTGCCGGCGGAGTCCGCGCAGCCGCGTGAGATCGTGCCGGCGGTCGTCGCGGCGGCCCGCGGCATTTCCCGGGTACTGGGCGCGCCGAGCAGCCAGCGGCTGGCGCGCACTGTCCGTCGCGAGACCCACCGCCGGGACCTCCAATTGTGA
- a CDS encoding VOC family protein, with the protein MGSQLNPYISFDGDARQAMEFYQAVFGGDLNLNTFGQFGQGGELADKIMHGQLTTPSGYTLMAADTPPGMEYKPGSNITVSLSGDDDAELRGYWEKLIDGGTVNVPLDKQMWGDVFGSCQDKFGIHWLVNIAG; encoded by the coding sequence ATGGGCTCACAGCTCAACCCCTATATCAGCTTCGACGGCGACGCCCGCCAGGCCATGGAGTTCTACCAGGCAGTGTTCGGCGGCGACCTGAACCTCAACACCTTCGGGCAGTTCGGCCAGGGCGGCGAGCTCGCCGACAAGATCATGCACGGCCAGCTGACCACCCCCAGCGGCTACACGCTGATGGCGGCCGACACCCCGCCCGGCATGGAGTACAAGCCGGGCAGCAACATCACGGTGAGCCTGTCCGGCGACGACGACGCGGAGCTGCGCGGCTACTGGGAGAAGCTCATCGACGGCGGCACCGTGAACGTGCCGTTGGACAAGCAGATGTGGGGCGACGTGTTCGGCTCCTGCCAGGACAAGTTCGGCATCCACTGGCTGGTCAACATCGCCGGCTGA
- a CDS encoding fibronectin type III domain-containing protein, with the protein MKRSVQLAVGAAAAVISAVALTATPADASGSRGADVYVSPSGNDRLPGTSQQPVRTLQRAQALVRERAPHAGGDITVHLAPGVFDLSQPLRLDARDSGVNGHRVIWQGSPGTEISGGKQVTGWHAVPGKPGLFAAPAPKGLDNTRQLYVNGVREQRAQGPLPVTVKATATGYTASAPTMAGWRNPSDIEFVYTAGEALWNIQRDGLGQWTEPRCPIGSMSGTTITMAQPCWDNSTKRVVFPNIPGRSVNMVGPYDLTNGRHPTYVENAFEVLDTPGEWYLDRSSHTVYYMPRPGENLRTADVEAPALEQLITASGLRDVSFRGIQYSYATWLTPSSPEGFSEIQAGYTNTGPDGWAVQGLCQFVPNGKCPYASWTPEPGNVTVTDSTGLEFSDSVFTHLGAAGLRLAGNTANTLVRGNIFTDISGNGIEIGGVDQPTTGSTHDVQVLDNHLYGLPREFHGGVAILNGYSQHDVISHNQIDHVAYSAISMGWGGWPDKIQVAATPNNSHDNIVSDNLIHDYMLSLDDGGGIYTQGITGSSLETGEKVTGNVIYGQLGLGKGIYTDNGNTYENIVGNVVYGTPYANVGSTHVDYRDKLGNNDPTLIQGNYWDQGDKDGNNKGVITQGNHLLDNPSAAPKSIVDNAGLEPAYRGLLSRHVGGDGPPAQPTRVGSFAADGKVYVTWNPTYAFNNAPLDSYLITAGGKTVSIPAAQFSKQGYAVVDGLTNGTSYVVTVRAHNRFGASTPSLPAAPVTPGPLAGKLSDAPTGGRALPSSSAVSLHWTPPANMGDTPVIAYVITVSDGRTITVNGRDALVTQPTAKGMVRVVDGLKPATDYTFTIAAVTADGPGAAVTVKATTNS; encoded by the coding sequence ATGAAACGATCAGTCCAGCTGGCGGTCGGTGCGGCCGCGGCGGTGATCTCCGCCGTCGCGCTGACCGCCACCCCGGCGGACGCGTCCGGGTCACGCGGCGCGGACGTCTACGTGTCCCCGAGCGGGAACGACCGGCTACCAGGCACGTCGCAGCAGCCGGTCCGCACGCTGCAACGCGCGCAGGCGCTGGTGCGCGAGCGGGCGCCCCACGCCGGCGGGGACATCACCGTGCACCTCGCGCCGGGGGTGTTCGATCTGTCACAGCCGCTGCGGCTGGACGCGCGGGACTCCGGTGTCAACGGTCATCGCGTGATCTGGCAGGGCAGCCCCGGAACCGAGATCAGCGGCGGCAAGCAGGTCACCGGCTGGCACGCGGTGCCGGGCAAGCCCGGCCTGTTCGCCGCGCCGGCGCCGAAGGGCCTGGACAACACGCGGCAGCTGTACGTCAACGGTGTGCGTGAGCAGCGGGCGCAAGGCCCACTCCCGGTCACGGTGAAGGCGACCGCGACCGGCTACACCGCGTCCGCGCCGACCATGGCCGGTTGGCGGAATCCGTCGGACATCGAGTTCGTCTACACCGCCGGCGAGGCGCTGTGGAACATCCAGCGTGACGGCCTCGGGCAGTGGACCGAACCGCGCTGCCCGATCGGGTCCATGAGCGGCACCACCATCACCATGGCCCAGCCGTGCTGGGACAATTCCACCAAACGTGTCGTGTTCCCCAACATTCCCGGACGCAGCGTCAACATGGTCGGCCCGTACGACCTGACCAACGGCCGGCACCCGACGTACGTGGAGAACGCGTTCGAGGTGCTGGACACGCCCGGCGAGTGGTACCTGGACCGGTCGTCGCACACCGTCTACTACATGCCCCGGCCGGGTGAGAACCTGCGCACCGCCGACGTCGAGGCGCCGGCGCTGGAGCAGCTGATCACCGCCTCCGGGTTGCGCGACGTGTCGTTCCGCGGGATCCAGTACTCGTACGCGACATGGCTGACGCCGTCGTCGCCGGAGGGCTTCTCCGAGATCCAGGCCGGCTACACCAACACCGGCCCCGACGGCTGGGCCGTGCAGGGCCTGTGCCAGTTCGTCCCCAACGGCAAGTGCCCCTACGCGTCGTGGACGCCCGAACCGGGCAACGTCACCGTGACCGACAGCACCGGCCTGGAGTTCAGCGACTCCGTGTTCACCCACCTCGGCGCGGCCGGGCTGCGGCTGGCCGGCAACACCGCGAACACCCTGGTGCGCGGCAACATCTTCACCGACATCTCCGGCAACGGCATCGAGATCGGCGGGGTCGACCAGCCCACCACCGGCAGCACGCACGACGTGCAGGTGCTGGACAACCACCTCTACGGCCTGCCGCGGGAGTTCCACGGCGGGGTCGCGATCCTCAACGGCTACAGCCAGCACGACGTCATCTCGCACAACCAGATCGACCACGTGGCGTACTCCGCGATCTCGATGGGCTGGGGCGGCTGGCCCGACAAGATCCAGGTCGCCGCGACGCCCAACAACTCGCACGACAACATCGTGTCGGACAACCTGATCCACGACTACATGCTGTCGCTGGACGACGGCGGCGGCATCTACACCCAGGGCATCACCGGCAGCTCGCTGGAGACCGGCGAGAAGGTCACCGGCAACGTGATCTACGGGCAGTTGGGGCTGGGCAAGGGCATCTACACCGACAACGGCAACACCTACGAGAACATCGTCGGCAACGTCGTGTACGGCACGCCCTACGCCAACGTCGGCAGCACGCACGTGGACTACCGGGACAAGCTGGGCAACAACGACCCGACGCTGATCCAGGGCAACTACTGGGACCAGGGCGACAAGGACGGCAACAACAAGGGCGTCATCACTCAGGGAAACCACCTGCTGGACAACCCCTCCGCCGCCCCCAAGTCCATTGTGGACAATGCCGGCCTCGAGCCCGCCTACCGTGGGCTGCTCTCCCGTCACGTCGGCGGTGACGGTCCGCCGGCCCAGCCGACCCGGGTCGGCTCCTTCGCCGCCGACGGCAAGGTCTACGTGACGTGGAACCCCACGTACGCCTTCAACAACGCTCCCCTGGACAGCTACCTGATCACCGCCGGCGGGAAGACCGTGAGCATTCCCGCCGCGCAGTTCAGCAAGCAGGGGTACGCCGTGGTCGACGGGCTCACCAACGGAACGTCCTATGTGGTCACCGTTCGGGCCCACAACCGCTTCGGCGCCAGCACTCCCTCGCTGCCCGCCGCACCGGTCACGCCCGGCCCGCTGGCCGGCAAGCTGTCCGACGCCCCCACCGGCGGCAGGGCCCTCCCCTCGTCCAGCGCCGTCAGCCTGCACTGGACTCCCCCGGCGAACATGGGTGACACGCCCGTCATCGCCTACGTCATCACCGTGTCCGACGGTCGCACCATCACCGTCAACGGCCGGGACGCCCTGGTGACGCAGCCGACCGCCAAGGGCATGGTCCGCGTGGTCGACGGCCTCAAGCCGGCCACCGACTACACCTTCACCATCGCCGCCGTCACCGCCGACGGCCCCGGCGCCGCCGTGACCGTGAAGGCGACGACCAACTCATAG
- a CDS encoding DUF998 domain-containing protein, with protein MSPTARSPEDTLVHSYLYLRRAIGIIGTALPAVLIIGKLIVEGGGLQDSISAYFYTDMRGVFVGSMCAVGAFLLSYRGYDVIDDVAGNLAGIAAIGVGLFPTAPENPSSTAALIGVLHLVFASIFFLTIAFFAIFLFRRSSEMGPTERKLQRNRLYLTCGVVIIGCLLAIAAVHQFFNAATAAVHPELWLESIAVMAFGIAWLTKGEAILGDVFPTPAAAVTEA; from the coding sequence ATGAGCCCGACTGCTCGATCCCCAGAGGACACACTCGTCCACTCGTACCTGTACCTGCGGCGTGCCATCGGCATCATCGGCACGGCGCTGCCGGCGGTGCTGATCATCGGCAAGCTGATCGTCGAAGGCGGCGGACTGCAGGACTCGATCAGCGCCTACTTCTACACCGACATGCGCGGCGTGTTCGTCGGCAGCATGTGCGCGGTGGGCGCGTTCCTGTTGTCCTACCGCGGATACGACGTCATCGACGACGTCGCCGGCAACCTCGCCGGCATCGCCGCCATCGGCGTCGGGCTGTTCCCCACGGCGCCCGAGAACCCGTCGAGCACCGCCGCGCTGATCGGCGTGCTGCACCTGGTGTTCGCGTCGATCTTCTTCCTGACCATCGCGTTCTTCGCCATCTTCCTGTTCCGCCGCTCCAGCGAGATGGGGCCGACCGAGCGGAAGCTGCAACGCAACCGGCTCTACCTGACCTGCGGGGTCGTGATCATCGGGTGCCTGCTGGCGATCGCCGCCGTGCACCAGTTCTTCAACGCGGCGACCGCCGCCGTGCACCCCGAGCTGTGGCTGGAGTCCATCGCCGTGATGGCCTTCGGGATCGCGTGGCTGACCAAGGGCGAGGCCATCCTCGGCGACGTCTTCCCGACGCCCGCCGCGGCCGTGACCGAGGCGTGA